One genomic segment of Pongo abelii isolate AG06213 chromosome 13, NHGRI_mPonAbe1-v2.0_pri, whole genome shotgun sequence includes these proteins:
- the SLC1A1 gene encoding excitatory amino acid transporter 3 isoform X2 — MGKPARKGCEWKRFLKNNWVLLSTVAAVVLGVAALDSNVSGKIGLRAVVYYFCTTLIAVILGIVLVVSIKPGVTQKVGEIARTGSTPEVSTVDAMLDLIRNMFPENLVQACFQQYKTKREEVKPPSDPETNMTEESFTAVMTTAISKNKTKEYKIVGMYSDGINVLGLIVFCLVFGLVIGKMGEKGQILVDFFNALSDATMKIVQIIMCYMPLGILFLIAGKIIEVEDWEIFRKLGLYMATVLTGLAIHSIVILPLIYFIVVRKNPFRFAMGMAQALLTALMISSSSATLPVTFRCAEENNQVDKRITRFVLPVGATINMDGTALYEAVAAVFIAQLNDLDLGIGQIITISITATSASIGAAGVPQAGLVTMVIVLSAVGLPAEDVTLIIAVDWLLDRFRTMVNVLGDAFGTGIVEKLSKKELEQMDVSSEVNIVNPFALESTILDNEDSDTKKSYVNGGFAVDKSDTISFTQTSQF, encoded by the exons GTGTTGCTGCACTGGATTCCAACGTCTCTGGAAAAATTGGTCTACGCGCTGTCGTGTATTATTTCTGTACCACTCTCATTGCTGTTATTCTAG GTATTGTGCTGGTGGTGAGCATCAAGCCTGGTGTCACCCAGAAAGTGGGTGAAATTGCGAGGACAGGCAGCACCCCTGAAGTCAGTACGGTGGATGCCATGTTAGATCTCATCAG GAATATGTTCCCTGAGAATCTTGTCCAGGCCTGTTTTCAGCAG TACAAAACTAAGCGTGAAGAAGTGAAGCCTCCCAGCGATCCAGAGACGAACATGACAGAAGAGTCCTTCACAGCTGTCATGACAACTGCTATTTCCAAG aacaaaacaaaggaaTACAAAATTGTTGGCATGTATTCAGATGGCATAAACGTCCTGGGCTTGATTGTCTTTTGCCTTGTCTTTGGACTTGTCATtggaaaaatgggagaaaagggACAAATTCTGGTGGATTTCTTCAATGCTTTGAGTGATGCAACCATGAAAATCGTTCAGATCATCATGTG TTATATGCCACTGGGTATTTTGTTCCTGATTGCTGGGAAGATCATAGAAGTTGAAGACTGGGAAATATTCCGCAAGCTGGGCCTTTACATGGCCACAGTCCTGACTGG gcttgcaatccactccattgtaaTTCTCCCACTGATATATTTCATAGTCGTACGAAAGAACCCTTTCCGATTTGCCATGGGAATGGCCCAGGCTCTCTTGACGGCTCTCATGATCTCTTCCAG TTCAGCAACACTGCCTGTCACCTTCCGCTGTGCTGAAGAAAATAACCAGGTAGACAAGAGGATCACTCGATTCGTGTTACCCGTTGGTGCAACAATCAACATGGATGGGACGGCGCTCTATGAAGCAGTGGCTGCGGTGTTTATTGCACAGTTGAATGACCTGGACTTGGGCATTGGGCAGATCATCACCATCAG TATCACAGCTACATCTGCCAGCATCGGAGCTGCCGGCgtgccccaggctggtctggtgACCATGGTGATTGTGCTGAGTGCCGTGGGCCTGCCCGCTGAGGATGTCACCCTGATCATTGCTGTCGACTGGCTCCT GGACCGGTTCAGGACCATGGTCAACGTCCTTGGTGATGCTTTTGGGACAGGCATCGTGGAAAAGCTCTCCAAAAAGGAGCTGGAGCAGATGGATGTTTCATCTGAAGTCAACATTGTGAATCCCTTTGCCTTGGAATCCACAATCCTTGACAACGAAGACTCAGACACCAAGAAGTCTTATGTCAATGGAGGCTTTGCAGTAGACAAGTCTGACACCATCTCATTCACCCAGACCTCACAGTTCTAG